The following proteins are co-located in the Flectobacillus major DSM 103 genome:
- a CDS encoding peptidylprolyl isomerase produces MNKIFSIYTALIASLSIIAHTGNAQNDAQAITIGTKKISSYELEQTYKKFVQSDSIKKENYKTFLQDFIDYKLAVYAAERLGLDTTKAFVEELNTYRKELTSPYLTDKNVLDKLVQEAYDRMKEEVRIAQIFLPIAKNASPADTMAVYDEIRSLRVRITRGESFEQIAKDYSKDTKSAVKGGDLGYLAVLDNNYTFESAAYNTPKGEVSLPIRTDRGYHLIKVLDKRSFRGKVKLAHILVSQSANMSDTEKIAAKKKIDEAYAFLKKGEPFDGVCRTYSDDVSTKSRGGVLSRWYEAGTLIDEKITDLVFSLKEKGDYTTPIQTSLGWHIFRLVEKKGLLKFEELAPFIRQKISSDPSRGAIAKSNLVKRLIRENNYLEYISVKQEAFDKFYKDRLGNEGYLSKAIFTINSQPFTIKDFYDFVVQQQRQLIKVGGLNDKSVGDWYNTFVEQKNLEYEEANVEVKHPEFKAVLQEYREGILQKNMIDRYVLAPSLDSIAQVRYFQQNAPNYQYTNRLLAKVITADRRETLEQAKSVLQKGPYPMNRRFPEIYFEKDKAEFSADAQKILYELALIMIKNRDYTVEIAGNSDPDEQESVSAERARNIVNSLINKGVSATRVIEKDEGKYKPVSKTDRSKNMRATIKFYSTSMEDVVKRFNALKANSLTAEEKFFKKGENEIVDLAAWTVGEQSFEVKNRHVWMNVEKVEEPRAKTFKEARGQVIRDYQKTLLDNWLGQLKAKYPVSINENEIKRIFE; encoded by the coding sequence ATGAATAAAATATTTAGCATATATACCGCACTAATTGCTTCGTTATCCATTATCGCCCATACGGGAAATGCCCAAAACGATGCCCAAGCCATAACAATAGGAACTAAAAAAATTAGCTCTTATGAGCTAGAACAAACCTATAAGAAATTCGTACAGAGCGACAGCATAAAGAAAGAAAATTACAAAACCTTTTTGCAGGACTTTATAGACTATAAGCTGGCTGTATATGCAGCCGAACGCTTGGGGCTAGATACTACCAAAGCTTTTGTAGAAGAACTCAATACCTATAGAAAAGAACTGACATCGCCTTATCTGACCGACAAAAATGTCCTAGACAAGCTTGTTCAAGAGGCTTACGACCGTATGAAGGAAGAAGTACGTATAGCTCAGATTTTTTTGCCTATTGCCAAAAACGCATCGCCAGCCGATACAATGGCAGTTTACGATGAAATCCGTAGCTTACGAGTACGTATTACCCGAGGCGAATCCTTTGAGCAAATTGCCAAAGATTATTCAAAAGATACAAAGTCGGCAGTAAAAGGGGGGGATCTAGGCTATTTGGCTGTTTTAGATAATAATTATACCTTCGAGTCGGCTGCCTATAATACCCCAAAAGGCGAAGTGTCGTTGCCTATCCGTACCGATAGGGGCTATCATCTTATCAAGGTGCTTGATAAACGTTCTTTCCGAGGAAAGGTCAAATTAGCTCATATCTTGGTTTCGCAAAGTGCCAATATGTCGGATACCGAAAAGATTGCTGCCAAGAAAAAAATAGACGAAGCTTATGCGTTTCTCAAAAAAGGTGAACCTTTTGATGGCGTTTGCCGCACCTATTCCGACGACGTAAGTACCAAATCTCGTGGAGGAGTGTTGTCTCGCTGGTATGAAGCTGGAACGCTTATCGACGAAAAAATTACAGACTTGGTTTTTTCATTAAAAGAAAAAGGCGATTATACTACGCCTATCCAAACATCATTGGGCTGGCATATATTCAGATTAGTTGAGAAAAAAGGCTTATTGAAGTTTGAAGAATTAGCACCGTTTATTCGTCAGAAAATCAGCTCAGACCCTTCTCGTGGAGCGATTGCCAAAAGTAATTTGGTCAAACGATTAATTAGAGAAAATAACTACTTAGAATATATTTCGGTAAAACAAGAAGCTTTTGATAAGTTTTATAAAGACCGATTGGGAAATGAAGGCTATCTTTCAAAAGCTATTTTCACCATCAATTCTCAGCCATTTACAATTAAAGATTTCTATGATTTTGTGGTACAGCAACAACGCCAGTTGATAAAAGTAGGTGGACTCAACGATAAGTCTGTTGGCGATTGGTACAATACTTTTGTAGAACAAAAAAACTTAGAGTACGAAGAAGCAAACGTAGAAGTAAAACACCCAGAATTTAAAGCAGTATTACAAGAATATCGTGAGGGAATTTTGCAGAAAAATATGATAGACCGTTATGTTTTAGCACCTTCACTAGACTCGATTGCTCAGGTACGATATTTTCAGCAAAATGCCCCCAATTATCAATATACCAACCGCCTATTGGCCAAGGTAATTACCGCCGACCGCCGAGAAACCCTTGAGCAAGCCAAAAGTGTACTACAAAAGGGACCATATCCTATGAATAGACGCTTCCCTGAAATCTATTTTGAAAAAGATAAAGCCGAGTTTTCGGCCGATGCCCAAAAAATTCTTTACGAATTGGCTCTTATCATGATTAAAAATAGAGACTATACTGTAGAAATTGCAGGGAATTCTGACCCCGACGAGCAGGAAAGTGTGTCGGCCGAGCGGGCTAGAAATATAGTGAATAGCCTTATCAACAAGGGCGTTTCGGCAACCAGAGTAATAGAAAAAGACGAAGGCAAATATAAGCCCGTTTCTAAAACCGACCGTAGTAAAAACATGAGGGCTACTATCAAGTTCTATTCTACATCGATGGAGGATGTTGTAAAAAGATTTAATGCTCTCAAAGCCAATAGCCTAACAGCCGAAGAAAAGTTCTTCAAAAAAGGAGAAAACGAAATCGTTGATCTGGCCGCTTGGACAGTAGGCGAGCAAAGCTTTGAGGTCAAAAATCGTCATGTGTGGATGAACGTTGAAAAAGTAGAAGAGCCAAGAGCCAAAACTTTCAAAGAAGCAAGAGGACAGGTAATTAGAGATTATCAAAAAACATTGTTAGATAATTGGCTTGGGCAGTTGAAAGCGAAGTACCCAGTGTCTATCAACGAAAATGAAATAAAGCGAATTTTTGAATAA
- a CDS encoding peptidylprolyl isomerase — protein MKKKLYLLSIMMLFTVGVQSLKAQNPLVIDKIIAKVDNHYILKSELEAQYQQYLQSGQANTPTRCQLLESLIIGKVMLAKAEIDSVLVEDKRVESELSARMEQMEQQFGSTKNIVEAYGKTIASLKDELRSAIKEQLTTRKMQDKITGDVKITPKEVRKFFESIPKDSLPYLPSEVAVGHIVRLAKVTRAQKDELLKRLLDFKKRVENGEDFAELAKIHSEDLGSGKRGGDLGFAKRGQMVAPFEAAALKLKPNQISDVVESEFGFHLIQLLEVRGQEYHARHILLRPDYQRLDLTEPTHFLDSIRVLVQRDSLKFEKAAKLHSEDKATQDAGGMLLDPNTRALKMPLDGTMESGLYFTLDSMTVGTLSKPIPYRTEDGRTAVRLLFYKAKYPPHFANMEDDFQKLAMIALSRKRNNAIEEWFSKAKEDVFIYVSDEYKDCKILKGGGQ, from the coding sequence ATGAAGAAAAAACTTTATTTGTTATCAATAATGATGTTGTTTACAGTAGGTGTTCAGAGTTTGAAGGCTCAAAACCCATTGGTGATTGACAAAATCATTGCCAAAGTAGATAACCATTATATTCTTAAATCTGAGTTAGAGGCTCAGTATCAGCAGTATTTACAGAGCGGCCAGGCCAATACGCCTACTCGCTGTCAATTATTAGAAAGTCTTATTATTGGAAAAGTAATGCTTGCCAAAGCTGAGATTGACTCTGTTTTAGTAGAAGATAAAAGAGTAGAATCTGAACTGAGTGCTCGTATGGAGCAAATGGAACAGCAGTTTGGCTCTACCAAAAATATTGTTGAAGCCTATGGCAAAACAATTGCTTCATTGAAGGACGAACTTCGTTCGGCTATTAAAGAGCAATTGACAACCCGTAAAATGCAAGACAAAATTACAGGTGACGTAAAAATTACGCCTAAAGAGGTAAGAAAATTCTTTGAATCAATTCCTAAAGATTCATTGCCTTATTTACCTTCGGAAGTAGCCGTTGGACATATTGTGAGGCTGGCCAAAGTAACCCGAGCTCAGAAAGATGAGCTATTAAAACGCTTGTTAGATTTTAAGAAAAGAGTAGAAAATGGAGAAGATTTTGCCGAATTAGCTAAAATCCATTCAGAAGATTTGGGCTCTGGAAAGCGTGGTGGCGACCTAGGCTTTGCCAAACGTGGACAAATGGTAGCACCCTTTGAGGCAGCTGCATTGAAATTGAAACCTAATCAGATCTCGGATGTTGTAGAATCGGAATTTGGGTTTCACTTAATTCAATTGTTGGAAGTAAGAGGGCAAGAATATCACGCACGCCATATCTTGTTGCGTCCAGATTACCAACGCCTCGACCTTACCGAACCAACCCATTTCTTAGATAGTATCAGAGTATTGGTGCAGCGTGATTCATTGAAATTTGAGAAAGCAGCTAAATTACATTCGGAAGATAAAGCTACCCAAGATGCAGGTGGTATGCTGCTAGACCCTAATACTCGTGCCTTAAAAATGCCTTTGGATGGTACAATGGAGTCAGGTTTGTATTTTACACTTGATTCAATGACTGTAGGAACACTTTCAAAGCCTATTCCTTATCGTACAGAAGATGGCCGAACAGCCGTAAGATTGTTGTTTTATAAAGCCAAATACCCACCACACTTTGCCAATATGGAAGATGATTTTCAGAAATTAGCCATGATTGCATTGAGCAGAAAAAGAAATAATGCCATCGAAGAATGGTTCTCAAAAGCCAAAGAGGATGTATTTATTTATGTTTCTGACGAATATAAAGATTGTAAAATCCTAAAAGGTGGAGGGCAGTAA